From the Hyalangium ruber genome, the window GGCGACTCGTTATCGAGGTGCCGCGCCTGGACAGCGTCACCTTCAAGCTCTACGGCGACCGCTGGCCCGGCCTGCAGGCGCCCCAGCACACCGCGCTCTACGACAAGCAGAGCCTGCTGCGGCTGGTGGAGGACACCGGCCTCAAGGTCCTCGATTACCTGCCCTACGGCGCCTTCCCCGCCTACTTCTACCTGTTCGCGGGCGCGGCCTTCCGACTCCTCCAGGGCAAGGGGCTCGACCTGTCCAAGGCGATCTACCCGTACTTCGCCGGGCAGCTCGCGCTCACCCCCGTGCTGCTGCTCGAGAAGCGGCTGAACCTGGCCATGCAGACGGTCATCTGCGAGAGGCGGTAAAGGCCCCATGTCTCGCTCGACCGGAGCCCGCACGGCCCTGAACATCGCCGTGTCCTCGGGGCTCGTTACCCTCACCGCGCTCGCCATGCTCGTGGCGCGAGCAGTCACCTTCGGCCGGGCGCGCCGCTTCTGCGCCGAGGTGCTCGGCGCGTGGATGTCCCGCGCCATCCTGCGGCAGTTCGGCGTGACGCTCGTCCTCCATGAGCACGGACCACGGACCACGGGCCCGTGTGTCTACACGTTCAACCACACCTCCACGCTGGACATGTTCATCCTGCTCGCGCTGCGCCTGCCGAGGACGCGCTACTTCATGAAGCGGCGCTCGTGGGTCTTCCCCTCGTTCGGCCTCGCCGCCTGGATGGTGGGGACGTTCTTCACCCCGCCCCAGCGCCTGCCCCGAGCGCGGGTGCGCTGCTTCCAGGCCGCCACCGCGAAGCTCCAGCGAACCGGGGACTCCGTGCTCCTCAGCCCCGAGGGCACTCGCGTCACCACGGGGAAGATCGGCCCCTTCAACAAGGGCACCTTCCACCTCGCGACCGAGATCCAGGCGCCCATCGTCCCGCTCTTCATCCAGATTCCCCCCGAGGGAAACCCCGGCAAGGGGCTGGCCGCGCACCCCTGCACCGTCCACGTCCACGTGCTGCCCCCGGTGCCCACCACGGGCTGGCGGCTCGAGGACCTGGAGCGGAACAAGGAGCACGTCCGCCAGCGCTACGTCGACTTCCTCGCTCACCTGAACGCCGAAGGCACGCCCTCCCTCCCCACCGCCGCCTGAGTCCACACCTATGACGCCTCCTCCTCGAACCCTGGGCGAGCTGCTGCGCCAGCGCGCCGAACGAACCCCCGACGCTCGGGCCTACACCTTCCTCGCGGATGGCGAGACGGAAACGGAGAGCCTCACGTACGCCGAGCTCGACCAACAGGCGAGCGCCATCGCGGCACGGATCCACGCGCTGGGAGGCGCGGGTGAACGCGCGCTGCTGCTCTACCCTCCGGGCCTGGACTTCATCGCCGCGTTCTTCGGGTGCCTCTACGCCGACACCGTGGCGGTGCCGGTGTTCCCTCCGGCCCCGAGCGGGGATGACCGCGGACTGGCCCGGCTGCGAGGCATTGCCCAGAACGCCCGGCTGCGCCTGCTACTCACCACGGAGGCCATCACGGAGATGGCGGAGGCGCTCCTGCCGGGCGCGCCCGAGCTGGCCCAGGTCCAGTGGCTCGCTACGGACGCGGTGGCGCG encodes:
- a CDS encoding lysophospholipid acyltransferase family protein, coding for MSRSTGARTALNIAVSSGLVTLTALAMLVARAVTFGRARRFCAEVLGAWMSRAILRQFGVTLVLHEHGPRTTGPCVYTFNHTSTLDMFILLALRLPRTRYFMKRRSWVFPSFGLAAWMVGTFFTPPQRLPRARVRCFQAATAKLQRTGDSVLLSPEGTRVTTGKIGPFNKGTFHLATEIQAPIVPLFIQIPPEGNPGKGLAAHPCTVHVHVLPPVPTTGWRLEDLERNKEHVRQRYVDFLAHLNAEGTPSLPTAA